The Zingiber officinale cultivar Zhangliang chromosome 9A, Zo_v1.1, whole genome shotgun sequence genome window below encodes:
- the LOC122021833 gene encoding tubulin-folding cofactor D-like isoform X4, with translation MRCVGAVDDILRGFLPTQIGEEIMVEVGTRKVLLSVVSTTWSDISLLMKSNTSARSPLLRKFLVKLSQRIGLTCLPRRLQSWRYQGQNKLLGETILKNSGEGYSSNIGQHADFSNNGEYAELVGEDMDVPEIVEEILELLLSSLRDSDTVVRWSAAKGIGRITARLTSYLAEDVLSSVMELFSSGEGDGSWHGGCLALAELARRGLLLPSSFAKVVPLIVKALHYDVRRGPHSIGSHVRDAAAYVCWAFGRAYSSRDMKDTLEQLAPHLLTVACYDREVNCRRAASAAFQENVGRQGNFPHGIEIVNKTDYFSLASRTNSYLDVAVSIAQYTEYLYCFVEELLCSKINHWDKSLRELAAEALSALAKYDPEYFADHVLGKLIPSTLSSDLCTRHGATLAIGELILALHSHGFVFSADKQKSLSSVVPAIEKARLYRGKGGEIMRAAVSRFIQCLSLSEVSLNVKTKRSLLDTLNENLKHPNAQIQLSAVNALKHFIPAYLVMLGDKTANEVTLKYLELLDDPNVAARRGAALALGILPYEFLVHKWRSVGTKLCSSCTIQHKPDDPDAEARVNAVHGLIAVCEMLTNSSTDDFGQELSSLYLFIRSDVMQTLFQALDDYAVDNRGDVGSWVREAAMDALERCMYILCKSDSIESRKSLEHHGEAYHSDGQTTNLSSRLVGPEITTNLVGGIAKQAVEKIDKIRDIAAKTLQRILHNQKYFVPFVSDRETLEQFIPNDPELKWSVPSVSFPRLVQLLQINSYSRSVLSGLVISVGGLQESLSKTSVTALLDYLLVSESDKNEERNLREYLLSTGFLWILQQYQKCDRVITPTLKTIEILFSKKVLLNMEGHTQEFFSGILQSLAVELRASKDFAKLLAGISILGYIASVVEPNNSRALYQLLFYLAHRYPKIRKAAADQVYLVLLQNENLMPEDKIEKALEIITETCWEGAMEEARNGRFQLYEITGFKSGPSQEATHKELSKAGEKNTKVTDENESYSSLVGFSGF, from the exons GGACAGAACAAATTATTAGgtgaaactattttaaaaaattctggaGAAGGTTACAGCAGTAATATTGGCCAGCATGCTGATTTTTCCAATAATGGAGAATATGCAGAGTTAGTAGGAGAAGACATGGATGTTCCAGAAATTGTCGAAGAGATACTTGAATTGTTGTTATCTAGCTTGCGTGACTCG GATACAGTTGTGCGTTGGTCAGCAGCAAAAGGTATTGGGCGAATAACTGCACGCTTGACATCTTATCTAGCTGAAGATGTGCTGTCCTCAGTAATGGAGTTATTTTCATCTGGAGAG GGAGATGGTTCATGGCATGGAGGATGCTTAGCCTTGGCAGAGCTGGCACGGAGAGGCTTGCTCCTGCCTAGTAGCTTTGCTAAAGTAGTTCCTCTGATAGTGAAG GCTTTACATTATGATGTGCGTAGAGGTCCCCATAGTATTGGATCTCATGTACGTGATGCTGCTGCTTATGTTTGCTGGGCATTTGGTCGTGCATATTCCAGCAGAGATATGAAAGATACTTTGGAACAACTTGCTCCACACCTTCTAACAGTTGCTTGTTATGATCGAGAG GTAAATTGTAGAAGAGCAGCCTCAGCTGCCTTTCAGGAGAATGTTGGAAGACAGGGAAACTTTCCACATGGCATTGAGATAGTCAATAAAACAGATTATTTCTCTCTTGCGTCAAGAACAAACTCTTATCTTGATGTTGCTGTCTCTATAGCTCAGTATACAGAGTATCTCTACTGTTTTGTGGAGGAATTGTTGTGCAGCAAAATTAATCACTGG GACAAGAGCCTGAGAGAACTGGCGGCAGAGGCACTTTCTGCCCTTGCAAAGTATGATCCTGAATATTTTGCAGATCATGTTCTTGGAAAATTAATTCCTAGTACTTTATCATCTGACTTATGCACACGCCATGGTGCGACATTGGCTATTGGAGAACTTATTCTTGCTTTGCATAGCCACGGCTTTGTGTTTTCTGCAG ACAAACAAAAGTCTTTATCCAGTGTTGTGCCGGCAATTGAGAAAGCTCGCCTTTATCGAGGAAAGGGAGGAGAGATCATGAGAGCTGCTGTTTCAAGATTCATCCAGTGTCTCTCTCTCTCCGAAGTATCCTTGAATGTTAAGACAAAAAGAAGTTTACTTGATACTCTAAATGAGAATCTAAAGCACCCCAATGCTCAGATACAG TTATCTGCTGTTAATGCATTAAAGCATTTCATCCCTGCTTATCTTGTTATGTTGGGCGATAAAACTGCTAATGAGGTAACTTTAAAGTACCTGGAACTCCTAGACGATCCAAATGTGGCTGCAAGAAGAGGTGCAGCACTGGCCCTTGGCATCTTACCTTATGAATTCTTAGTACATAAATGGAGATCTGTTGGAACAAAGCTTTGCAGCTCCTGTACCATTCAG CATAAACCAGATGATCCAGATGCTGAAGCACGTGTAAATGCTGTCCATGGATTAATTGCAGTCTGTGAAATGCTGACAAATTCTTCCACTGATGACTTTGGACAAGAATTGTCctctttgtatttatttattagaagCGATGTGATGCAAACTCTGTTTCAAGCCCTTGATGACTATGCTGTTGATAATAGAGGTGATGTGGGCTCCTGGGTGCGCGAAGCTGCTATGGATGCTCTTGAGAGGTGCATGTACATCCTATGTAAGAGCGATAGTATTGAATCTAGAAAATCTCTTGAGCATCACGGTGAGGCATACCATTCTGATGGCCAAACAACTAATCTTAGCTCCAGGCTTGTTGGCCCAGAAATTACTACAAACTTAGTTGGTGGCATAGCAAAACAAGCTGTTgagaaaatagataaaataagAGATATAGCTGCCAAGACTTTGCAGAGGATTCTCCACAACCAAAAGTATTTTGTTCCATTTGTATCAGATAGGGAAACACTAGAACAATTTATTCCTAATGATCCAGAACTGAAGTGGAGT GTCCCATCTGTTTCTTTTCCACGCTTGGTGCAACTTCTACAAATCAACAGCTATAGCAGATCTGTGCTTTCTGGTTTGGTAATCTCTGTTGGTGGATTGCAGGAGTCTTTGAGTAAAACCTCCGTGACAGCTTTGCTGGATTATCTCCTGGTGTCAGAATCTGATAAAAATGAAGAGCGAAATCTCAGAGAGTATTTGTTGAGTACTGGTTTTCTTTGGATTTTGCAACAATATCAGAAATGTGACAGGGTTATTACACCAACTTTAAAG ACCATTGAGATTCTCTTTAGCAAAAAAGTTCTTTTGAATATGGAG GGCCATACCCAGGAATTCTTTAGTGGCATTCTGCAATCTCTTGCTGTTGAGTTGAGAGCATCAAAAGACTTTGCTAAGCTATTGGCAGGCATATCCATACTCGGCTACATTGCTTCTGTTGTGGAACCAAACAATTCTCGAGCATTATATCAACTTTTGTTTTATCTTGCACACCGCTATCCAAAG ATACGCAAGGCTGCTGCGGATCAGGTCTATCTTGTCCTCCTGCAGAATGAAAATCTTATGCCGGAGGATAAGATAGAGAAAGCACTTGAAATCATCACTGAAACATGCTGGGAAGGTGCCATGGAGGAAGCACGAAACGGGAGGTTCCAACTATATGAAATAACTGGTTTCAAATCTGGCCCTAGTCAGGAGGCTACACACAAGGAATTGAGCAAGGCCGGCGAAAAGAACACTAAAGTAACAGATGAGAATGAGTCATACTCCTCGTTAGTTGGCTTCAGTGGGTTCTAG
- the LOC122021833 gene encoding tubulin-folding cofactor D-like isoform X5 has protein sequence MKSNTSARSPLLRKFLVKLSQRIGLTCLPRRLQSWRYQGQNKLLGETILKNSGEGYSSNIGQHADFSNNGEYAELVGEDMDVPEIVEEILELLLSSLRDSDTVVRWSAAKGIGRITARLTSYLAEDVLSSVMELFSSGEGDGSWHGGCLALAELARRGLLLPSSFAKVVPLIVKALHYDVRRGPHSIGSHVRDAAAYVCWAFGRAYSSRDMKDTLEQLAPHLLTVACYDREVNCRRAASAAFQENVGRQGNFPHGIEIVNKTDYFSLASRTNSYLDVAVSIAQYTEYLYCFVEELLCSKINHWDKSLRELAAEALSALAKYDPEYFADHVLGKLIPSTLSSDLCTRHGATLAIGELILALHSHGFVFSADKQKSLSSVVPAIEKARLYRGKGGEIMRAAVSRFIQCLSLSEVSLNVKTKRSLLDTLNENLKHPNAQIQLSAVNALKHFIPAYLVMLGDKTANEVTLKYLELLDDPNVAARRGAALALGILPYEFLVHKWRSVGTKLCSSCTIQHKPDDPDAEARVNAVHGLIAVCEMLTNSSTDDFGQELSSLYLFIRSDVMQTLFQALDDYAVDNRGDVGSWVREAAMDALERCMYILCKSDSIESRKSLEHHGEAYHSDGQTTNLSSRLVGPEITTNLVGGIAKQAVEKIDKIRDIAAKTLQRILHNQKYFVPFVSDRETLEQFIPNDPELKWSVPSVSFPRLVQLLQINSYSRSVLSGLVISVGGLQESLSKTSVTALLDYLLVSESDKNEERNLREYLLSTGFLWILQQYQKCDRVITPTLKTIEILFSKKVLLNMEGHTQEFFSGILQSLAVELRASKDFAKLLAGISILGYIASVVEPNNSRALYQLLFYLAHRYPKIRKAAADQVYLVLLQNENLMPEDKIEKALEIITETCWEGAMEEARNGRFQLYEITGFKSGPSQEATHKELSKAGEKNTKVTDENESYSSLVGFSGF, from the exons GGACAGAACAAATTATTAGgtgaaactattttaaaaaattctggaGAAGGTTACAGCAGTAATATTGGCCAGCATGCTGATTTTTCCAATAATGGAGAATATGCAGAGTTAGTAGGAGAAGACATGGATGTTCCAGAAATTGTCGAAGAGATACTTGAATTGTTGTTATCTAGCTTGCGTGACTCG GATACAGTTGTGCGTTGGTCAGCAGCAAAAGGTATTGGGCGAATAACTGCACGCTTGACATCTTATCTAGCTGAAGATGTGCTGTCCTCAGTAATGGAGTTATTTTCATCTGGAGAG GGAGATGGTTCATGGCATGGAGGATGCTTAGCCTTGGCAGAGCTGGCACGGAGAGGCTTGCTCCTGCCTAGTAGCTTTGCTAAAGTAGTTCCTCTGATAGTGAAG GCTTTACATTATGATGTGCGTAGAGGTCCCCATAGTATTGGATCTCATGTACGTGATGCTGCTGCTTATGTTTGCTGGGCATTTGGTCGTGCATATTCCAGCAGAGATATGAAAGATACTTTGGAACAACTTGCTCCACACCTTCTAACAGTTGCTTGTTATGATCGAGAG GTAAATTGTAGAAGAGCAGCCTCAGCTGCCTTTCAGGAGAATGTTGGAAGACAGGGAAACTTTCCACATGGCATTGAGATAGTCAATAAAACAGATTATTTCTCTCTTGCGTCAAGAACAAACTCTTATCTTGATGTTGCTGTCTCTATAGCTCAGTATACAGAGTATCTCTACTGTTTTGTGGAGGAATTGTTGTGCAGCAAAATTAATCACTGG GACAAGAGCCTGAGAGAACTGGCGGCAGAGGCACTTTCTGCCCTTGCAAAGTATGATCCTGAATATTTTGCAGATCATGTTCTTGGAAAATTAATTCCTAGTACTTTATCATCTGACTTATGCACACGCCATGGTGCGACATTGGCTATTGGAGAACTTATTCTTGCTTTGCATAGCCACGGCTTTGTGTTTTCTGCAG ACAAACAAAAGTCTTTATCCAGTGTTGTGCCGGCAATTGAGAAAGCTCGCCTTTATCGAGGAAAGGGAGGAGAGATCATGAGAGCTGCTGTTTCAAGATTCATCCAGTGTCTCTCTCTCTCCGAAGTATCCTTGAATGTTAAGACAAAAAGAAGTTTACTTGATACTCTAAATGAGAATCTAAAGCACCCCAATGCTCAGATACAG TTATCTGCTGTTAATGCATTAAAGCATTTCATCCCTGCTTATCTTGTTATGTTGGGCGATAAAACTGCTAATGAGGTAACTTTAAAGTACCTGGAACTCCTAGACGATCCAAATGTGGCTGCAAGAAGAGGTGCAGCACTGGCCCTTGGCATCTTACCTTATGAATTCTTAGTACATAAATGGAGATCTGTTGGAACAAAGCTTTGCAGCTCCTGTACCATTCAG CATAAACCAGATGATCCAGATGCTGAAGCACGTGTAAATGCTGTCCATGGATTAATTGCAGTCTGTGAAATGCTGACAAATTCTTCCACTGATGACTTTGGACAAGAATTGTCctctttgtatttatttattagaagCGATGTGATGCAAACTCTGTTTCAAGCCCTTGATGACTATGCTGTTGATAATAGAGGTGATGTGGGCTCCTGGGTGCGCGAAGCTGCTATGGATGCTCTTGAGAGGTGCATGTACATCCTATGTAAGAGCGATAGTATTGAATCTAGAAAATCTCTTGAGCATCACGGTGAGGCATACCATTCTGATGGCCAAACAACTAATCTTAGCTCCAGGCTTGTTGGCCCAGAAATTACTACAAACTTAGTTGGTGGCATAGCAAAACAAGCTGTTgagaaaatagataaaataagAGATATAGCTGCCAAGACTTTGCAGAGGATTCTCCACAACCAAAAGTATTTTGTTCCATTTGTATCAGATAGGGAAACACTAGAACAATTTATTCCTAATGATCCAGAACTGAAGTGGAGT GTCCCATCTGTTTCTTTTCCACGCTTGGTGCAACTTCTACAAATCAACAGCTATAGCAGATCTGTGCTTTCTGGTTTGGTAATCTCTGTTGGTGGATTGCAGGAGTCTTTGAGTAAAACCTCCGTGACAGCTTTGCTGGATTATCTCCTGGTGTCAGAATCTGATAAAAATGAAGAGCGAAATCTCAGAGAGTATTTGTTGAGTACTGGTTTTCTTTGGATTTTGCAACAATATCAGAAATGTGACAGGGTTATTACACCAACTTTAAAG ACCATTGAGATTCTCTTTAGCAAAAAAGTTCTTTTGAATATGGAG GGCCATACCCAGGAATTCTTTAGTGGCATTCTGCAATCTCTTGCTGTTGAGTTGAGAGCATCAAAAGACTTTGCTAAGCTATTGGCAGGCATATCCATACTCGGCTACATTGCTTCTGTTGTGGAACCAAACAATTCTCGAGCATTATATCAACTTTTGTTTTATCTTGCACACCGCTATCCAAAG ATACGCAAGGCTGCTGCGGATCAGGTCTATCTTGTCCTCCTGCAGAATGAAAATCTTATGCCGGAGGATAAGATAGAGAAAGCACTTGAAATCATCACTGAAACATGCTGGGAAGGTGCCATGGAGGAAGCACGAAACGGGAGGTTCCAACTATATGAAATAACTGGTTTCAAATCTGGCCCTAGTCAGGAGGCTACACACAAGGAATTGAGCAAGGCCGGCGAAAAGAACACTAAAGTAACAGATGAGAATGAGTCATACTCCTCGTTAGTTGGCTTCAGTGGGTTCTAG
- the LOC122021200 gene encoding auxin-responsive protein SAUR36-like produces MYRGGFRVGRRLVRIWRRLFPRRNGHDSLSSGRRRSRVSQASAAAARRMCEWARGISRRLRGHPTVGERAPLLEEEWRAPPKGHLAVYVAEKEGERARRYVVPAVYFNHPLFRELLREAEEEFGFHHSGAITFPCQAAKFESVSSRIAAGDRRKTSIIN; encoded by the coding sequence ATGTACAGGGGCGGGTTCCGCGTCGGCCGCCGCCTCGTGCGGATTTGGCGCCGCCTCTTCCCCCGCCGCAACGGGCACGACAGCCTCAGTTCCGGCCGCCGGCGCTCGCGGGTCAGCCAAGCCTCGGCGGCCGCGGCGAGGAGGATGTGCGAGTGGGCCCGCGGCATCTCGCGCCGCCTGCGCGGCCACCCAACAGTCGGGGAGCGCGCGCCGCTCCTCGAGGAGGAGTGGAGGGCGCCGCCGAAGGGGCACCTGGCCGTGTACGTGGCGGAGAAGGAGGGGGAGCGGGCGAGGCGGTATGTCGTGCCGGCCGTCTATTTCAACCACCCCCTGTTCAGGGAGCTGCTGCGGGAGGCGGAGGAGGAGTTCGGCTTCCACCACTCCGGCGCCATCACCTTCCCCTGCCAGGCCGCCAAGTTCGAGAGCGTCAGCAGCAGGATCGCCGCCGGCGACCGCCGGAAAACTagcataattaattaa